DNA sequence from the Daphnia pulex isolate KAP4 chromosome 8, ASM2113471v1 genome:
TGCAtgcattttttccccccaccgttAACCTCCCCTGCTGTCCCTTCCAGATCCATTCCCTCGTCGTCTGGCATGCCAGTTAACGGGGACGTTCCAGGTAGACTAGCAAGGTATTCTCTGGCTTACCCACAACAATGAATTCTGCCTGAGGCAGAATATGAGTGGGTCTGTCAGAGTAGGCCTTCAGTTGGGaagattattattacgttGGCAGAAAGTATCCAAAGAGTCACACAATCGATGCACTAGGAATTTATCTCTTATTTGAGCCTAAGCTCACTATACAGGtatcacttttttatttgaaaatttactgTAGATGAGAGCTAAAATATACGATATGTGTCTTATAGCAGACGACGAACTTGCCTACCTAtatagtttctatttttattttattgtccAATCAGTTTTGTTGGGTGACGTGCTCATAATTTTATACTGTTGCGGTTAAACTGTCAGAGCGGATGCATATATACTTGATGTATAATATATACTTCTGTTGATTATTTTATGGGATACAAGGACTTTTGTGGCGACGGCCTCGAAGATCGTCCGCCCTAACACGGTCTACCGAGTCAACATGTTTGTTCTGCCGGACGCAGAAGGTCTGATAGTCAAAGCTCTCATCACCAAAGACGGTGGTCAACACATCGCTTCGGCTATAGAAACCATCGATTCCGGAGTTAGCCACAATCTCTTATTGAAGGTTGATTTTCTAGCTTCAGACAACTTATTGAGCCAACATCTCATATGGTCTATATTATGTTTATTGTCATAGATCCCAGGTTCGCTGACCGACGGCCAGTACCAATTGAAGTTGGACGGCTATGATCTCTTACAACCGCAAAAGTCCGTTTTTTCCAAGCGCGGCCATTTGGAATTTCATCCAGATTTCCTATCCATTCTAGTCCAGACCAACCGTAAAATCtacaaaaacgaaatgaaaggTAATATTCAAAATCCACCAATTCTTCCGGCGGTGtttaattatcttttatttgacTTCCGTCCATGATTAGTTCGTTTCCGTGCCATAATCACGCAACTAGTGAACCTGAAACCTTACTCCGATCCCGTCACCGTCTACATATTGGTAAGATCTTTCGCTTGTTTCTTTGTGTAAAAGCCTCGATGTTGATTATATTCCCCCATCGTTGCCCATAAATCACAATCAAGAATCCCGAAGGTTTCGTCATGAGGCGCTGGCCGTCGCGTTACCCTACCACCGGTATGTTTCCAGATTTTATCCGTTTAATGTGTTAAGTATTTtaaccttttgtttttccataaaTAAAGGTGTGATTACGTTACTTTACCAACTGCCGACATTTCCAAGCGAGGGGAAATGGACGATCCGTGTGGAGGCAATGTCACAAATCCACGATCACCACATCATCGTCGAGCGCTTCTACTACCGATTCTTTGACGTAATtcacattttctatttattcatGCTAACCTTGGTCTTCCTCCTGGGTTTTTccgcaaaacaacaaatgcaTAAATTTAGTCAGCGCATACATATTAGCGGATATTGTTTAGTGGAAAATAACGAAATGTTTGGTAGCAACGCCCGATTGTTTGTTATTGACTGCCGAGACGACGCCTATTTATAGAAACAACGTTCGTGGTGTCGTGATGCGTGTCGACATTAAATGCGGTCGCACTGCTGAGCTATCAAACCTTTAACTAGAAAACAGGAGAAACTCACAACGAATAGATTCAAGCTACAGCAGGTGTTTATAGGTTTCTATTTTCAAAGTTACATCACGTAGACCATTATTGGTAGATTTTatctcaatttgaatttgaatttcccgctttTCTAGCGTGTGACTGAGAAATTGCTGCACTTCTACCGGATAACTATTAAGTCCGAGTGTATAGTGGAAAGCGTTGTCATcgcaaaaacaataaaaggtGTAAAAGCATTTGATCGCAATCGAGCGTATTATGCAATGATAGGGGATAAAGTGCGTTACATTTGAATGTCAATTTGTTTTCGATTCAGTTCAAGTTCAAGTGAACATTACATGTACTTTTAGAAGCAAATAGATTCACAACAAGccgcaaaagaaaataagttttgaatCGAAATTTAACGTGACCACGAACGCGTACGACACCAGCAAAGTTCCTTATAGCCTTATATGCTGTGGGGCGCCAATCTATATCTACAATCTTCTCGTGAAATCAGCACTCATCACGTTACTCATTGATAGTCCAAACTATAGTCTTATGTAGTCCCCAAAAGCCGCTAAAAGCTTAGAAACTAGGTGATATCTTTGGACCGCCGACTGTtaaagcttttttaaaatttcaaacgcCAATAATTTTGCGTCTTTGCGAATGattagaaatttgaataactaTTTGGAAAAAACAGGTCATTCCGTCAGCGCCGGCTTACGTTTTGGACTCGGACGAGAGTTACACGGCCGCCGTCACCACTTCGTTCCATCCGGGACGGGTGGCCAGCGGCAATTTGACTCTCCAAGTCTACGCTCGCCCAGTCAATTCTTCCTTGGCCGACTTCCGCTTCGTCAGACAAGATTTTCACCAATGGGTAAATCAATAACGAGGCtccaattaattattttgtaaaaaattccaaacatttttgaaatttaattaatgaaattttttagacTTACGATTTTACGTACGATGTCCAATTGGAGGACGTGAAGAGGAGCGTCGGCGTCAGCAGCTTGACTGGCTGGGTCATCCGCGTCGCCATGACTTTGTACCATCACTTTGAAGGCGAATCGCGCGACGGTTTCATCGAAACGCGCATCATCCGGGCCCAGCTGAAATTCCGGTTCGGCGGTTCCAAAACGGCCGTTTTCAAGCCCGGAATGCCGTACGAAGGGCACGTCTATCTCATGTACGACGATGACGAGGCCGTTTCTCCGGAGAAACTGGCCGGGGCTACACTGACCATCCGGCCAGTGGCGACTACGTCCAACGGCCAATTGAAGACGCTACCGGAAATCGTAGTGCCCCGTCAAGGCGAGTACCAGCGATCGTCAGATGACCATTTGAATTACTACGGAAACAACTACGACATCTGGATGGATCGACAAATGGAAGACGCCGAGTACAAGACATTCCGCCAATTCGGCATTCATCATTTTCGtgtaatttaaatattttctccaacatttcaatttgttgaTTTCATTATGTTGTTGAATAGTTTACAGTGCCAAAAGATGCCAGTTCGCTCAAGATAACGGCCTACTACAAGGACGACGAAGGCGATCAAGTCAGTGTTGACCAGCAGGCCGTAGCCTTTTATTCCCTTGgcaattttttcgttcacgtTTCCACTAGCACGGATGAAGGTCTCCTCGGCCACTTTGCCACCATCCACCTGAGGAGCAATTTTGCTTTCCAAGACTACAGTTACGTCGTACGTAATAATATAAAActcaattttttgttcgattCGAAATTGTTCGATTTTTCCTTATGTGTTTTGTGTACGCGTATAGATCTCGTCGAAAGGTTTGGTGGTTCACGGAGCGACAGAGACCCTTGCACACGCCACGAAATCGTTGACTTTCTCCGTGCCGGTCTCGACCGATATGGCGCCAACTTTCAAATTAGTCGCTATGATGGTTAGCCCCCTGGGCGATCTGGTGGCCGATTCCGTCACGATTCCAGTGCAGAGTATTAACCGTTACAAGGTCGGTCAATGCTTGCCAACATATCGGCTGCTATATCCAGTAAAAGTGAGATGATGTAATAAAACCGTCTGTGTGGGCAATTTATTCATGCAGACGAATTTGACCATGGTGCAGACCAAGGATCACAGTAAGTTGACGGTGCAGGTTGTCACGCGGACTCTACCGGGGGCTTTCACGGGCGTGTCGCTCATCCGGTCGGCCAATTACATGTTCCAGGCGGACAACGAGATCACCTACAGTCGTATGATTCGGGCTCTGTATCAACTGGAACCTTTCTCCAGGTAGgaataatcaatcaaaaatcaaaatagacATAGAATTGTATAACGGAAATGTTAATTTTCGATTGTATTATTCAGATCAGTTAGCGGAATCACATGGACAGACCGAGAGGGAAGCAAAGCGGATAAAAGTCAGTACTTTAAATCGGCCAATCCAGGAGCGGATACAAAGCGAACGTTCAATTTGGCCGGCCTTTTAGTCTTCACCGACGCTAGGATCAGTCAATATCCCGACACAGGTGATGCACAATTCTCCATTGACTATTacgtaacattttattttgcaactgaaaattcttttgtaGCCAATTGCAACAAAGCTAACGGATACGAGCCGTGCATGGCCGTCGGATGCTTTCACAAGGATCAGCGCTGCGATGGAAAATCGGATTGCACCGACGGATCCGACGAGGATGACTGCAAgtcttgattgaattaaacctgcatcaaattttgaaattgacttaatatttgaaattttgaatatgaTGAATGATGCAGGTCCGCTGACTAAAGATGACAGGATGGATTTTAGAATGTTTAGAAGGAACCGATTCCacgtaatttaattttgtcatGACGTCATATACAATTCTCAGCCAATTAAACTTAACGCTAAATATACTCGCAGGATTTTTACGATTGGCTGGACGGAGATTGGGCGTGGTTCGATATTCCAGTGACGGATGACGGTTTCGATTTCAACGACCGTTCAGTGGCTTTAACCAACGAAGTTTGGTTCCTCACCGCATTCACCTTCCATCGTGAATTGGGTTTCGCCGTTATAGACGATGTCGTCGAggtttgattcaattaaaattcaaatgcacTTTTAAATTATATGTCATAAAAAAGACTGTTTTAATATATCCAGTACGAAGGATCGCTCCCATTTTACGTTTCGGTCGAGTCGCCCAGTTTCATCCGGCGCGGAGAGACTGTGGGCATCCGACTTCTCTTCATCAACAACCTCCAGGTGGATACGATGGGTCTCATCATACTGGAAGCGTCGGACGATTATTGTTTCGTCGAGACTGAAGCCCACGGAGAAGTGGCCCACTATCACCCTAGTCTCGTCTGCGCCGAAAAACATCACATGGTCACGGTAAACAATAATTTAGACTTCATTTGTTTGCTATAATTATTATCATGATTAAAGTGCTACTTTGCTATTGCGGGATTTTTGAATAGGTGAGAGGAGGATCCACGACAGAAGTGTTCATGCCCATCTCACCTCGGATCGAACAGGGAAGCATCACCGTCAAAATCCAAGTCCTTAGTCACATTTTTGAACAGAATTTGGAAATCGGACTGGAAGTTTTAGtaggttaaattttttaaaaaattgttgagcTTTCTGAAATTGACTTAAACATTGAATTTCATAGCCTGAAGGAGCCACCATCAGTCGCCATACTTCGCTTTTATTGGACTTGAAAAATCGAGCGCACCTCCTAAGATTTCTCGACATTCCGGTTGAAGAGTCGCCCATCATTCCATACTCCAAATTCCGGCGATATGTTTACGGCAGTCCTCGAGCCTCTATTACTTTGTGTGGTAATAATTATTCTTCCGGTTTGGTAAATTgagtttacttattttttccccatcgaTAACAGGCGATGTCTTTGGTCCCGTTTTCCCGTCTACGCCCATCACCACCGACTCGCTACTCGGCAGATCTCTGCGCGGAACCGAAGCGAATTTGTACAACTTGGCCACCACTTTGTGGAGTCTTCACTATCTCCGGCTGACGAATCAACTCGTGTCGGATGTTTTGTACAGCGGATTGAACGACATGAACGTGCAAATGGCGGAACTGATGCGCCTCTACAGTCACGACGGATCGTTTCGCGCCCACACAAATTCAAATCCCAGCGTCTGGGTGACGGTTAGTTTTGTCTAGAGAATGAGAATCTATATTGAATTGGGAAATCTTAATACGAAATTGTTCAAATTGTTGTATAGGCTTGGGTGATTAGAATCTTGGGCCAGTCACAGTTTCAAGATTGGGAAAATCATTATTATGTTGATCAGCAATTGTTGACCAACTCCGTCAAGTGGATCCTACAATTTCAGCGTCGTGATGGTTCGTTTGGAGAGACGGAAAATTACATTTCCCCTCTTGATAGGCGACTCTTGGTATTCATTATTCAagttttttcgcatttttatgtattcgaaattcaataataaaattgccGTTTTATTTGCAGCCGCGGTATAACTCGACATTTAAGGGTGGCCATACTGCCCATGTACTTTTGTCACTCTGTGCCACCAGCGAAAGTCTTGACGGAGCTGTTAAAGTGGCCACCGCTTCCGCCAAAGTCCGTGCTGTTCGGTAACCAACAAACAActcaaaaaatgtcaaatataaaatgttaattattCATGTCTATTCATTGCAGTTATCTGGAACGAATTTTAGATATTTTGACAGATCAGTATGAGTTAGCGATTGTTACTTATGCGTTGCAAATCACCAGCAGTCCAGCCCAAGAGGCTGCCTTCGGTCGGCTGCACATTTTAAGACGAGAAGAAGGTGAGAAGGCAGTGACATTGTTTTCAGGTTTATAGatggcaatttttaaaaaattaataataacgtAATAGAGGGGGTGGTGTACTGGTCGCGGGAGCCGGTTCCATCCAATAAAATTCTCTACGAGAATCAGCGGCCATTCCTACAGCCACGTTTGCCCATGCAACAAGACGCCGTGGCGGTTGAAGCGACGTCCTACGCCCTTCTCGTCTATTTGGCTCGTGATGGAATCGGCGATCTGCAGGAGAGGGTCGTCACTTGGCTCAACACGATGCGCATGGTCGACGGCGGTTTCATCTCCATCTACGTAATTATTTcgtaacattttttgggttcgCCGCAACTTGATCGATTCCATACATTTTGTCACAACAGGACAGCATTGTCGCTATGGAAGCCCTCACGGAATACGCTTACCGAGCCAGATTGCGTGACATCACCGACATGACTATCGTCGTGGAAGCATCCGCATCGCCAGATGCTACGGAGTTGATGCGGATAAACAGCGACACTCTCGCCACTGTTCATCGGATGGATGTTGGTTACCATTTCGTCGTATTTTAATcctaatgaattaaaaaatctcgaattaaattcatttagaTTCCCAACGTTTGGGGCCATGTCAATGTCATCGGTCGAGGAGCCGGCCAGGCCGTTTTGCAGCTCAAAGTTCAATACGGAATCGACTGGGAGGATTTAAGGGACACTCCGAAAAGACGCTACTTTGACTTGTACGTGGAAGAGACATACAGTCACTTCCGGAATAAATCTCACATCACCGTCGATGCTTGTGTCAAGTGAATATTTTACTTCTTAATCTTCTAGAAGGTTCAATAAAATGACATAAGCCCAAATAAAACAGGTGGCTGGCGATGGACGAAGCTCCAGTGAGTGGGTCAACCACTTTAGAAGTGGAACTACCATCCGGTTATAGGATAGTCCAGTCCGATGCAGATCAGGTTCTTATTCACAAAAATTACACCTTCCTTCGAGACGTCTTTGTTAGTGATGAAAAAATCGTTTGGACATTCGATAAAGTAATtctgatttaatttaatctaaaaaatacCATCTCTGATCCCTCAATAATTATTTGCATTACCACAGGTTGGTCCAGAGAGGCTTTGTTTCAACTATCTCATTCGCCGGTGGTTCCCAGTAGCCAATGGGACAATGTACCGGTCGGCCATAGTCTACGAATCTCATTCCCCCGGTAACTTATTCAAATAATCCTCGTCTCTAATGTCATATTACGACTAATGTTCCTTACTTGTTTTCCCCCAGAGCATTTTGAAATGCAAGTGTTCAACGCTACTCCGCTCTACGTTTTAGATATTTGCGAAGTCTGCGGGAGCTACCAGTGCCCATACTGTCCCTATTTCAGCGCGGCCCCATTGACCGTCAGCTTCAATCCTATTATCGTGTTCTGTTCACTTTTGATATCCGCCATCATTTGCCTTAACTGGTCAACGTCCTAGTATTATGAGTATTCAATgtatttaacttaaaaaatacaGTTTTACGTTTTTGTATGAAGATCTGGAATAAGCGGAGTTGCTTCGGTCACACACATTTAGCGACGAGCTTTGCGAGGACGGTTAAGGGTCGGTTTTGATTTAGTTCCGGTATACTGGATATCCTGGCCGTCATtgtaaaaatgataaaacattagtttaaaaaaatatattaggCTATGTGGTGGAATCTAATTACGGTAACAGTGTGAAATTCGACAGCTTCCATGACGCTAGACTTCTCTGATCTGGAAAACGTATGAGCAGGAAGCTGGAGGAAGGCAGATTGGATTTCTTCAAAGCAGATTTCCTTTTCAGTGAATAATTCAGCATCATCatctgaaaataataaatcaccGATTACTCATTTGCTTATAAATGACTGATAATCACATAAATCAGTACCTTGGTCGTCGGTAACAGGGGGACACGTCGAAGGTGGTAGTATTACTTCACGTGGAGCGATGCTACGCATGAGCAAACTTCCGTCGGATccttattcaaaaattcaaaagaattaagaaaTATTATGTCTCTGTTTTATTACTGGcgcaattattattatgttacCTGGAGTGAGAATAAAGTAATCAATGGCTTGCTGGCAGGATTCCAACTTGACAATAGCTACCAGAGCTTCTCTACTGTAAATATAATTGGATCGATAATATAGCGAAAAGTTAAATTTGTAATTCCTTTGACAACTTACGCCAACCAACGAGACAGGGAAAAGAATTGTTCgttattgattttgaaaacgatATCGTCGTGAGACAGGTCGCTTGCCGGTAAAAGACGTCTGGGCATTCCATGGATCAACCAAGCAGGAACACCGTCACTCCTCACCCACTTGATGATCTCCAAGGTTTTCATATTCCCATCGTCAAAGATTCCTATTCCATTGGTCTCGTTGAAATTGGCAGAAATTCGATACGGCCATCCTTTTACATCGAAGATAAGGTCCTCTATGTCAATCCTGGAAGTCCAATCGCATTGTCCATCGGAACGCATTTCAAGATTCCAATTTTTCCTCTTACGACTCAACCAAgactaaacaaaaatgaattaagcATCAGAAGGGTGTAGTGATAACGAAATTGTCTaccttgaaaaatatttcggcGTCCCTCTCCTCTTCCGACATCCGCCAAACTATTTTACTGCGTGATACTTGTTCCATTTGATTCTGCATCAACAGCTCGGAGGGGGCTACATGAAGCACCTTCGCATTGAGTATATACATTAGCAGTCATATAATCATAAATATTGAATCAACATAATTTTCTTACCACAACTTGGTTGAACTCTCGGCAATTGGTATTAAAAAGGAAGGCATCtaattctttttgaattttctctccATCTGTTGCCGTTACAACTACAATCTCCAGTTGGGTGGATGCAATGCAATACTCCTGTAAATTCAGCCgtgtatagaaaaaaaaatgaactgctTTTTGACagtagaaaataat
Encoded proteins:
- the LOC124200691 gene encoding uncharacterized protein LOC124200691 encodes the protein MQVARVIVFDIRNAEANNPNFIFSAEALHEVSLLAHAGTCSNFAFISLVLVGVKGFEILLDTHPLVELDSSLKRAFGKLKQLLKISNENAIYSARKPLEIILNDLVLQFEQKCEYCIASTQLEIVVVTATDGEKIQKELDAFLFNTNCREFNQVVVLHVAPSELLMQNQMEQVSRSKIVWRMSEEERDAEIFFKSWLSRKRKNWNLEMRSDGQCDWTSRIDIEDLIFDVKGWPYRISANFNETNGIGIFDDGNMKTLEIIKWVRSDGVPAWLIHGMPRRLLPASDLSHDDIVFKINNEQFFSLSRWLAREALVAIVKLESCQQAIDYFILTPGSDGSLLMRSIAPREVILPPSTCPPVTDDQDDDAELFTEKEICFEEIQSAFLQLPAHTFSRSEKSSVMEAVEFHTVTDIQYTGTKSKPTLNRPRKARR
- the LOC124200688 gene encoding C3 and PZP-like alpha-2-macroglobulin domain-containing protein 8; translation: MKSKVLVMFSLTLGLLLLGDLASSQDDNVGQQLDSPLALQHQDGNVKPTFVATASKIVRPNTVYRVNMFVLPDAEGLIVKALITKDGGQHIASAIETIDSGVSHNLLLKIPGSLTDGQYQLKLDGYDLLQPQKSVFSKRGHLEFHPDFLSILVQTNRKIYKNEMKVRFRAIITQLVNLKPYSDPVTVYILNPEGFVMRRWPSRYPTTGVITLLYQLPTFPSEGKWTIRVEAMSQIHDHHIIVERFYYRFFDVIPSAPAYVLDSDESYTAAVTTSFHPGRVASGNLTLQVYARPVNSSLADFRFVRQDFHQWTYDFTYDVQLEDVKRSVGVSSLTGWVIRVAMTLYHHFEGESRDGFIETRIIRAQLKFRFGGSKTAVFKPGMPYEGHVYLMYDDDEAVSPEKLAGATLTIRPVATTSNGQLKTLPEIVVPRQGEYQRSSDDHLNYYGNNYDIWMDRQMEDAEYKTFRQFGIHHFRFTVPKDASSLKITAYYKDDEGDQVSVDQQAVAFYSLGNFFVHVSTSTDEGLLGHFATIHLRSNFAFQDYSYVISSKGLVVHGATETLAHATKSLTFSVPVSTDMAPTFKLVAMMVSPLGDLVADSVTIPVQSINRYKTNLTMVQTKDHSKLTVQVVTRTLPGAFTGVSLIRSANYMFQADNEITYSRMIRALYQLEPFSRSVSGITWTDREGSKADKSQYFKSANPGADTKRTFNLAGLLVFTDARISQYPDTANCNKANGYEPCMAVGCFHKDQRCDGKSDCTDGSDEDDCPLTKDDRMDFRMFRRNRFHDFYDWLDGDWAWFDIPVTDDGFDFNDRSVALTNEVWFLTAFTFHRELGFAVIDDVVEYEGSLPFYVSVESPSFIRRGETVGIRLLFINNLQVDTMGLIILEASDDYCFVETEAHGEVAHYHPSLVCAEKHHMVTVRGGSTTEVFMPISPRIEQGSITVKIQVLSHIFEQNLEIGLEVLPEGATISRHTSLLLDLKNRAHLLRFLDIPVEESPIIPYSKFRRYVYGSPRASITLCGDVFGPVFPSTPITTDSLLGRSLRGTEANLYNLATTLWSLHYLRLTNQLVSDVLYSGLNDMNVQMAELMRLYSHDGSFRAHTNSNPSVWVTAWVIRILGQSQFQDWENHYYVDQQLLTNSVKWILQFQRRDGSFGETENYISPLDRRLLPRYNSTFKGGHTAHVLLSLCATSESLDGAVKVATASAKVRAVRYLERILDILTDQYELAIVTYALQITSSPAQEAAFGRLHILRREEEGVVYWSREPVPSNKILYENQRPFLQPRLPMQQDAVAVEATSYALLVYLARDGIGDLQERVVTWLNTMRMVDGGFISIYDSIVAMEALTEYAYRARLRDITDMTIVVEASASPDATELMRINSDTLATVHRMDIPNVWGHVNVIGRGAGQAVLQLKVQYGIDWEDLRDTPKRRYFDLYVEETYSHFRNKSHITVDACVKWLAMDEAPVSGSTTLEVELPSGYRIVQSDADQVLIHKNYTFLRDVFVSDEKIVWTFDKVGPERLCFNYLIRRWFPVANGTMYRSAIVYESHSPEHFEMQVFNATPLYVLDICEVCGSYQCPYCPYFSAAPLTVSFNPIIVFCSLLISAIICLNWSTS